Proteins encoded together in one Hymenobacter monticola window:
- a CDS encoding DUF1648 domain-containing protein, translating into MESRPKIAVPPTAAERAADLTAWGALALLWALTMWYFIYLPDTIPVHFNGAGQPDRYGEKGTLVAMALVATALFAAMTAVTNAVNKSPHKLNYSVTITPANALGQYRGAIRVPRGFRIGLVLVFLQMLHETGQVAAGRAAELGMWSLPVSLGLLLGPSGLWYWWTVVREGR; encoded by the coding sequence ACGCGCTGCCGACCTAACCGCCTGGGGCGCGCTGGCCCTGCTGTGGGCCTTGACTATGTGGTACTTCATCTATTTGCCCGATACCATCCCCGTCCACTTCAACGGCGCAGGCCAACCCGACCGCTACGGCGAAAAGGGCACCCTGGTGGCAATGGCGCTGGTGGCCACCGCTTTGTTTGCGGCTATGACGGCGGTAACTAACGCCGTGAACAAATCCCCGCACAAGCTGAATTATTCCGTCACCATCACGCCGGCCAATGCGCTTGGCCAATACCGCGGTGCCATCCGGGTGCCCCGCGGTTTCAGAATCGGACTGGTGCTGGTGTTTCTGCAGATGCTGCATGAAACGGGGCAAGTGGCTGCCGGGCGAGCCGCGGAGCTGGGGATGTGGTCGCTGCCTGTTTCGCTGGGGTTGTTGCTGGGGCCGTCGGGCCTATGGTATTGGTGGACGGTAGTGAGGGAAGGTAGATAG